The genomic region GCAAGCCCAAAGCAATCGAAGCGTTTCTCATAGACATCTCAAAAACCTCCTTCTCCTAGTGTAGCGAGCTACGGTGAAGACGGTGTGAAGTGCAATTATGAAAACACCACCGTCTTGTTACCGTACACGATAATGCGGTCTTCCAGATGCCACAGCACCGCCCGGGCCAGCACGTTGCGCTCCAAATCCCGCCCCAGCCGCACCAGTTCGGCCACATCGTGCCGGTGCGAGACCCGGGCTACGTCCTGCTCGATAATGGGCCCCTGGTCGAGTTCCTCGGTCACATAGTGGGCCGTGGCCCCGATAATCTTCACCCCGCGGGTATAGGCCTGCTTGTAGGGGTTGGCGCCCACAAAAGCGGGCAAAAACGAGTGGTGGATGTTGATGATTTTGTTGGGGAAGTGAGCTACAAAACCGGCGGTCAGAATTTGCATGTACCGGGCCAGCACTACCAGATCGGAGCCCTCGAGCAGCTCTAACATCTGTGCCTCGGCCTCTTCTTTGCGCTCTTTGTTTACTGGAGCGTAGTGGTAGGGAATACCAAACCGTTCGACCTCAGGCCGCAGGTCGTCGTGGTTGGAAATCACCTGGGTCAACTCGCAGGGCAGTTCGCGGTTGCTGTGACGCCACAGCAGCTCGCGCAGGGCGTGGTCGTATTTGGAAACCAGGATGGCGACCTTCTTGAGGTCGGCGGCGTAGGCGATACGCCAGTCCATCTCGAAGCGGGCCGCCACCCGCTCGGCAAAGGCTTTTTCCAGGATTTCCCTCGAGACATCGAGGTGGGGGGTCTGAAACTCCAGCCGCATGAAAAAAAGCCCCCCCTCGGGGTCGGTGGAGTGCTGATCGAGGGCGGTGATGTTGGCCCCGTGGTTGAAGAGGAAATTCGAGACCGCCGCCACAATGCCGGGCCGGTCGGGGCAGGTAATCAGGAGCCGTGCAGTGGTGTCGATCTGCATACCGGCCTCAGGCTATAGGCTGGGGGCTCAAAGCTCAAGGCAGGCGCGGAGGTTCCGGGCAGGCCGGCGGAGGGCTGGAGTGCGCTGGGACGGTTTAGTGCTCTGGTAACAAAATACGCAGTATGGGGTTTAGCCTTCAAAACGCGCCGTGTCTCGTAAACCTGGGCCTTCGGTGCCTTGCCTGTACGGTCATGCAAAAAGCACCCCACCCCGCTTCGCCCCTTCCCTCCCCTACTGCGTAGGGGAGGCCAGGTGGGGTGGCTGACCTGGCCCTTCACGCAGCGGATTGGGGGCCTTGCCTGATACCCTCCCCCACCCTCCCTACGCGGTAGGGAGGGCGTTTTTAGGCCATCTCGGGGGCCGAAGTGGGATGGAATCTCTACAACGATGTATTCGGTGTGCGGTACAAAGCTTCGGAAATTTAGTTACCAGACCACTTAGAGCGCTCTTCACAAATATCGAGCCATCGGGGAGAAGAATCTTTTCTCCTGGAGAACAGTGGCCGCCGGGAAACTCGAAACCCAAGCACCCGTGGCCCACGCCCCAGTGCGTAACATGCGTCTGCCAGGTTAGCCACAACGTGGCTAACCTGGCCCAGACGCAACGCAGACAAGCGTGCCTCACCGAGGTGAGGCACGTCTGCTTGTCCCTTCTCGTTTTCGTGGGCGGCCACGTCTGTGAAGAGCGCTGTAACCGCTGTGGCTAAACCGCCTCGGCCCGCTTGCGCTGGCTGGGGTCAAGCACCCGCTTGCGCAGGCGCAGGCTCTGGGGGGTGATTTCCAAAAGCTCGTCGGGGGCCAGGAATTCCAGGGCCTCCTCGAGGCTAAACTTGCGCGGGGGAATGAGCCGGATGTTCTCGTCGGAACCCGCCGCCCGCACGTTGGTGAGCTTCTTGTTGATGTTGACATTCACGTTCAGGTCGTTTTCGCGCACGTGCTCGCCCACAATCATGCCCACGTACACCTCGGTGCCGGGCTCAATGAAGAAGTTGATGCGCTCCTGCAAGCGATACAGGCTGTAGGCGTAGGCCACCCCGGCCTCCATGGCCACCGCCGAGCCGGTAGTACGGGTCTCGAGGCTACCCACGTGCGGCCCATAGGCGTGGAAGTTGTGGCTCATCACGCCCTCGCCCGCCGTGAGGGTTAGGAACAGGGTACGAAAACCAAACAGGGCCCGGGCCGGTACAGTGAACTCGGCGCGGATGCGCCCGCCTTCTTGCTCCATGTGCACCATCTGGGCCTTGCGGCTGCCCAAGGCCTCCATCACCGGGCCGAACTTAGCCTCCGGCACGTCCACCACCAGATACTCGTAGGGCTCTTGAATCTGCCCCTCGATCTCCTTGAAGAGCACGCTGGGCTGGCCCACGCTCATCTCGAAGCCCTCGCGGCGCATAGTCTCTAGCAGCACCGACAGGTGCAATTCCCCACGCCCGTGCAGCTCAAAGGTGTCCGGGGTAACCTCGATCACCCGCAGGGCCACGTTGGTCTCGAGCTCCTTCATAAGCCGTTCGCGAATCTGGCGGCTGGTGACAAACTTCCCCTCTCTGCCGGCAAAAGGCGAAGTGTTGGGGGTGACGGTCAGGCTCACGGTAGGCTCGTCCACGGCCAGGCGGGGCAGGGCCTCGGGGGCTTCCTTGGCCGCGATGGTATCGCCGATCTCTACCCCCTCCATGCCGGCGATGGCCACGATGTCGCCGGGGGTGACTTCGTCTACCTCGAGG from Meiothermus sp. harbors:
- the typA gene encoding translational GTPase TypA, giving the protein MELRNIAIIAHVDHGKTTLVDAMLKQAKALSRHDEGGERIMDSNDLERERGITILAKNTAVEWGGVKINIVDTPGHADFGGEVERALSMVDGVLLLVDAAEGPMPQTRFVLKKALEAGLKPIVVINKVDKKDARPDEVLNETFDLMAELGATDEQLDFPYLYAVGREGTAWLGQTPKPDLTDLFETILKHIPAPQVASGPFQLRVANLDYSNFLGKIALGKVHRGTVRKNQVVTILGEHGQRDLKVVAVFTHRGLERLEVDEVTPGDIVAIAGMEGVEIGDTIAAKEAPEALPRLAVDEPTVSLTVTPNTSPFAGREGKFVTSRQIRERLMKELETNVALRVIEVTPDTFELHGRGELHLSVLLETMRREGFEMSVGQPSVLFKEIEGQIQEPYEYLVVDVPEAKFGPVMEALGSRKAQMVHMEQEGGRIRAEFTVPARALFGFRTLFLTLTAGEGVMSHNFHAYGPHVGSLETRTTGSAVAMEAGVAYAYSLYRLQERINFFIEPGTEVYVGMIVGEHVRENDLNVNVNINKKLTNVRAAGSDENIRLIPPRKFSLEEALEFLAPDELLEITPQSLRLRKRVLDPSQRKRAEAV
- the purU gene encoding formyltetrahydrofolate deformylase, translating into MQIDTTARLLITCPDRPGIVAAVSNFLFNHGANITALDQHSTDPEGGLFFMRLEFQTPHLDVSREILEKAFAERVAARFEMDWRIAYAADLKKVAILVSKYDHALRELLWRHSNRELPCELTQVISNHDDLRPEVERFGIPYHYAPVNKERKEEAEAQMLELLEGSDLVVLARYMQILTAGFVAHFPNKIINIHHSFLPAFVGANPYKQAYTRGVKIIGATAHYVTEELDQGPIIEQDVARVSHRHDVAELVRLGRDLERNVLARAVLWHLEDRIIVYGNKTVVFS